Proteins encoded within one genomic window of Siniperca chuatsi isolate FFG_IHB_CAS linkage group LG4, ASM2008510v1, whole genome shotgun sequence:
- the LOC122874654 gene encoding suppressor of tumorigenicity 7 protein homolog isoform X2, with the protein MFGTESSLSMFLNTLTPKFYVALTGTSSLISGLILIFEWWYFRKYGTSFIEQVSVSHLRPLLGGVDSSSPSNSNTSNGEADSNRQSVSECKVWRNPLNLFRGAEYNRYTWVTGREPLTYYDMNLSAQDHQTFFTCDSDHLRPADAIMQKAWRERNPQARISAAHEALELEESRSSPLLSSCSCATAYILLAEEEATTIMEAERLFKQALKAGESCYRRSQQLQHHGTQYEAQHRRDTNVLVYIKRRLAMCSRKLGRTREAVKMMRDLCVFQLMKEFPLLSMFNIHENLLESLLELQNYADVQAVLAKYDDISLPKSATICYTAALLKARAVSDKFSPEAASRRGLSTAEMNAVEAIHRAVEFNPHVPKYLLEMKSLILPPEHILKRGDSEAIAYAFFHLQHWKRVEGALNLLHCTWEGTFRMIPYPLEKGHLFYPYPICTETADRELLPMFHEVSVYPKKELPFFILFTAGLCSFTAMLALLTHQFPELMGVFAKAFLSTLFAPLNFIMEKVESILPSSLWHQLTRI; encoded by the exons ATGTTCGGCACAGAGTCCTCAT TAAGCATGTTTCTCAACACCCTGACACCCAAGTTTTACGTGGCTCTGACGGGTACTTCCTCCCTCATATCAGGACTCATATTG atatTTGAGTGGTGGTATTTCAGGAAATATGGTACCTCCTTCATAGAGCAGGTGTCTGTGAGCCACCTGCGCCCCCTCCTGGGCGGAGTGGACAGCAGCTCCCCCAGCAACTCCAACACCAGTAATGGGGAGGCCGATTCCAATCGGCAAAGTGTGTCTG AATGTAAAGTATGGAGAAATCCGCTGAATTTATTTCGTGGAGCTGAGTATAATCG ATATACGTGGGTAACAGGTCGAGAGCCGCTGACATACTACGACATGAACCTGTCGGCACAAGACCATCAGACCTTCTTTACCTGCGACTCAGACCACCTCCGGCCTGCTGACGCCA TTATGCAGAAggcatggagagagagaaacccaCAGGCTCGGATCTCTGCAGCACATGAAGCTCTGGAGCTCGAAGA ATCCCggtcctcacctctcctctcctcctgtagTTGTGCGACAGCATACATCCTGCTGGCGGAGGAAGAAGCTACAACCATCATGGAGGCTGAACGTTTGTTTAAACAGGCACTAAAAGCTGGAGAGAGCTGCTATCGCCGCAGCCAACAGCTCCAACATCACGGTACACAGTATGAAGCCCAACACA GAAGAGACACCAATGTATTGGTGTACATAAAGAGAAGACTGGCCATGTGCTCCAGAAAGCTTGGCCGAACACGAGAAGCAGTTAAAATGATGAGAGAT ttgtgtgttttccagTTAATGAAGGAGTTCCCTCTCCTCAGTATGTTCAACATTCACGAGAACCTGCTGGAGTCACTACTAGAGCTCCAGAACTACGCCGACGTCCAGGCCGTTCTGGCCAAGTATGATG ATATTAGCTTACCCAAATCTGCAACAATATGCTACACAGCAGCCTTGCTCAAAGCCAGGGCGGTATCAGACAA attCTCTCCAGAGGCAGCATCCAGGCGAGGGCTGAGCACAGCAGAGATGAACGCAGTAGAAGCCATCCACAGAGCGGTGGAGTTCAACCCTCACGTCCCCAAA taTCTGCTGGAGATGAAGAGTCTGATTCTTCCTCCAGAACACATCCTGAAGAGAGGAGACAGCGAGGCCATCGCCTACGCCTTCTTCCACCTGCAGCACTGGAAAAGGGTAGAGGGGGCGCTCAACCTGCTGCACTGCACCTGGGAGGGca CATTCAGAATGATCCCATATCCTCTGGAAAAGGGTCACCTCTTCTATCCCTACCCCATCTGCACAGAGACGGCCGACAGAGAGCTGCTACCCA TGTTTCACGAGGTGTCAGTCTACCCTAAGAAGGAGCTGcccttcttcatcctcttcacaGCCGGTCTCTGCTCCTTCACCGCCATGCTGGCTCTGCTCACACACCAGTTCCCCGAACTCATGGGAGTGTTTGCTAAAGct TTCCTCAGCACGCTGTTTGCTCCTCTGAACTTCATCATGGAGAAGGTGGAGAGCATCCTGCCGTCCAGCCTCTGGCACCAACTCACCCGCATCTGA
- the LOC122874654 gene encoding suppressor of tumorigenicity 7 protein homolog isoform X1 has translation MFGTESSLSMFLNTLTPKFYVALTGTSSLISGLILIFEWWYFRKYGTSFIEQVSVSHLRPLLGGVDSSSPSNSNTSNGEADSNRQSVSECKVWRNPLNLFRGAEYNRYTWVTGREPLTYYDMNLSAQDHQTFFTCDSDHLRPADAIMQKAWRERNPQARISAAHEALELEESRSSPLLSSCSCATAYILLAEEEATTIMEAERLFKQALKAGESCYRRSQQLQHHGTQYEAQHRRDTNVLVYIKRRLAMCSRKLGRTREAVKMMRDLCVFQLMKEFPLLSMFNIHENLLESLLELQNYADVQAVLAKYDDISLPKSATICYTAALLKARAVSDKFSPEAASRRGLSTAEMNAVEAIHRAVEFNPHVPKYLLEMKSLILPPEHILKRGDSEAIAYAFFHLQHWKRVEGALNLLHCTWEGTFRMIPYPLEKGHLFYPYPICTETADRELLPTVFHEVSVYPKKELPFFILFTAGLCSFTAMLALLTHQFPELMGVFAKAFLSTLFAPLNFIMEKVESILPSSLWHQLTRI, from the exons ATGTTCGGCACAGAGTCCTCAT TAAGCATGTTTCTCAACACCCTGACACCCAAGTTTTACGTGGCTCTGACGGGTACTTCCTCCCTCATATCAGGACTCATATTG atatTTGAGTGGTGGTATTTCAGGAAATATGGTACCTCCTTCATAGAGCAGGTGTCTGTGAGCCACCTGCGCCCCCTCCTGGGCGGAGTGGACAGCAGCTCCCCCAGCAACTCCAACACCAGTAATGGGGAGGCCGATTCCAATCGGCAAAGTGTGTCTG AATGTAAAGTATGGAGAAATCCGCTGAATTTATTTCGTGGAGCTGAGTATAATCG ATATACGTGGGTAACAGGTCGAGAGCCGCTGACATACTACGACATGAACCTGTCGGCACAAGACCATCAGACCTTCTTTACCTGCGACTCAGACCACCTCCGGCCTGCTGACGCCA TTATGCAGAAggcatggagagagagaaacccaCAGGCTCGGATCTCTGCAGCACATGAAGCTCTGGAGCTCGAAGA ATCCCggtcctcacctctcctctcctcctgtagTTGTGCGACAGCATACATCCTGCTGGCGGAGGAAGAAGCTACAACCATCATGGAGGCTGAACGTTTGTTTAAACAGGCACTAAAAGCTGGAGAGAGCTGCTATCGCCGCAGCCAACAGCTCCAACATCACGGTACACAGTATGAAGCCCAACACA GAAGAGACACCAATGTATTGGTGTACATAAAGAGAAGACTGGCCATGTGCTCCAGAAAGCTTGGCCGAACACGAGAAGCAGTTAAAATGATGAGAGAT ttgtgtgttttccagTTAATGAAGGAGTTCCCTCTCCTCAGTATGTTCAACATTCACGAGAACCTGCTGGAGTCACTACTAGAGCTCCAGAACTACGCCGACGTCCAGGCCGTTCTGGCCAAGTATGATG ATATTAGCTTACCCAAATCTGCAACAATATGCTACACAGCAGCCTTGCTCAAAGCCAGGGCGGTATCAGACAA attCTCTCCAGAGGCAGCATCCAGGCGAGGGCTGAGCACAGCAGAGATGAACGCAGTAGAAGCCATCCACAGAGCGGTGGAGTTCAACCCTCACGTCCCCAAA taTCTGCTGGAGATGAAGAGTCTGATTCTTCCTCCAGAACACATCCTGAAGAGAGGAGACAGCGAGGCCATCGCCTACGCCTTCTTCCACCTGCAGCACTGGAAAAGGGTAGAGGGGGCGCTCAACCTGCTGCACTGCACCTGGGAGGGca CATTCAGAATGATCCCATATCCTCTGGAAAAGGGTCACCTCTTCTATCCCTACCCCATCTGCACAGAGACGGCCGACAGAGAGCTGCTACCCA CAGTGTTTCACGAGGTGTCAGTCTACCCTAAGAAGGAGCTGcccttcttcatcctcttcacaGCCGGTCTCTGCTCCTTCACCGCCATGCTGGCTCTGCTCACACACCAGTTCCCCGAACTCATGGGAGTGTTTGCTAAAGct TTCCTCAGCACGCTGTTTGCTCCTCTGAACTTCATCATGGAGAAGGTGGAGAGCATCCTGCCGTCCAGCCTCTGGCACCAACTCACCCGCATCTGA
- the LOC122874654 gene encoding suppressor of tumorigenicity 7 protein homolog isoform X5, producing the protein MFGTESSLSMFLNTLTPKFYVALTGTSSLISGLILIFEWWYFRKYGTSFIEQVSVSHLRPLLGGVDSSSPSNSNTSNGEADSNRQSVSECKVWRNPLNLFRGAEYNRYTWVTGREPLTYYDMNLSAQDHQTFFTCDSDHLRPADAIMQKAWRERNPQARISAAHEALELEESRSSPLLSSCSCATAYILLAEEEATTIMEAERLFKQALKAGESCYRRSQQLQHHGTQYEAQHRRDTNVLVYIKRRLAMCSRKLGRTREAVKMMRDLMKEFPLLSMFNIHENLLESLLELQNYADVQAVLAKYDDISLPKSATICYTAALLKARAVSDKFSPEAASRRGLSTAEMNAVEAIHRAVEFNPHVPKYLLEMKSLILPPEHILKRGDSEAIAYAFFHLQHWKRVEGALNLLHCTWEGTFRMIPYPLEKGHLFYPYPICTETADRELLPMFHEVSVYPKKELPFFILFTAGLCSFTAMLALLTHQFPELMGVFAKAFLSTLFAPLNFIMEKVESILPSSLWHQLTRI; encoded by the exons ATGTTCGGCACAGAGTCCTCAT TAAGCATGTTTCTCAACACCCTGACACCCAAGTTTTACGTGGCTCTGACGGGTACTTCCTCCCTCATATCAGGACTCATATTG atatTTGAGTGGTGGTATTTCAGGAAATATGGTACCTCCTTCATAGAGCAGGTGTCTGTGAGCCACCTGCGCCCCCTCCTGGGCGGAGTGGACAGCAGCTCCCCCAGCAACTCCAACACCAGTAATGGGGAGGCCGATTCCAATCGGCAAAGTGTGTCTG AATGTAAAGTATGGAGAAATCCGCTGAATTTATTTCGTGGAGCTGAGTATAATCG ATATACGTGGGTAACAGGTCGAGAGCCGCTGACATACTACGACATGAACCTGTCGGCACAAGACCATCAGACCTTCTTTACCTGCGACTCAGACCACCTCCGGCCTGCTGACGCCA TTATGCAGAAggcatggagagagagaaacccaCAGGCTCGGATCTCTGCAGCACATGAAGCTCTGGAGCTCGAAGA ATCCCggtcctcacctctcctctcctcctgtagTTGTGCGACAGCATACATCCTGCTGGCGGAGGAAGAAGCTACAACCATCATGGAGGCTGAACGTTTGTTTAAACAGGCACTAAAAGCTGGAGAGAGCTGCTATCGCCGCAGCCAACAGCTCCAACATCACGGTACACAGTATGAAGCCCAACACA GAAGAGACACCAATGTATTGGTGTACATAAAGAGAAGACTGGCCATGTGCTCCAGAAAGCTTGGCCGAACACGAGAAGCAGTTAAAATGATGAGAGAT TTAATGAAGGAGTTCCCTCTCCTCAGTATGTTCAACATTCACGAGAACCTGCTGGAGTCACTACTAGAGCTCCAGAACTACGCCGACGTCCAGGCCGTTCTGGCCAAGTATGATG ATATTAGCTTACCCAAATCTGCAACAATATGCTACACAGCAGCCTTGCTCAAAGCCAGGGCGGTATCAGACAA attCTCTCCAGAGGCAGCATCCAGGCGAGGGCTGAGCACAGCAGAGATGAACGCAGTAGAAGCCATCCACAGAGCGGTGGAGTTCAACCCTCACGTCCCCAAA taTCTGCTGGAGATGAAGAGTCTGATTCTTCCTCCAGAACACATCCTGAAGAGAGGAGACAGCGAGGCCATCGCCTACGCCTTCTTCCACCTGCAGCACTGGAAAAGGGTAGAGGGGGCGCTCAACCTGCTGCACTGCACCTGGGAGGGca CATTCAGAATGATCCCATATCCTCTGGAAAAGGGTCACCTCTTCTATCCCTACCCCATCTGCACAGAGACGGCCGACAGAGAGCTGCTACCCA TGTTTCACGAGGTGTCAGTCTACCCTAAGAAGGAGCTGcccttcttcatcctcttcacaGCCGGTCTCTGCTCCTTCACCGCCATGCTGGCTCTGCTCACACACCAGTTCCCCGAACTCATGGGAGTGTTTGCTAAAGct TTCCTCAGCACGCTGTTTGCTCCTCTGAACTTCATCATGGAGAAGGTGGAGAGCATCCTGCCGTCCAGCCTCTGGCACCAACTCACCCGCATCTGA
- the LOC122874654 gene encoding suppressor of tumorigenicity 7 protein homolog isoform X7, protein MFGTESSLSMFLNTLTPKFYVALTGTSSLISGLILIFEWWYFRKYGTSFIEQVSVSHLRPLLGGVDSSSPSNSNTSNGEADSNRQSVSECKVWRNPLNLFRGAEYNRYTWVTGREPLTYYDMNLSAQDHQTFFTCDSDHLRPADAIMQKAWRERNPQARISAAHEALELEDCATAYILLAEEEATTIMEAERLFKQALKAGESCYRRSQQLQHHGTQYEAQHRRDTNVLVYIKRRLAMCSRKLGRTREAVKMMRDLCVFQLMKEFPLLSMFNIHENLLESLLELQNYADVQAVLAKYDDISLPKSATICYTAALLKARAVSDKFSPEAASRRGLSTAEMNAVEAIHRAVEFNPHVPKYLLEMKSLILPPEHILKRGDSEAIAYAFFHLQHWKRVEGALNLLHCTWEGTFRMIPYPLEKGHLFYPYPICTETADRELLPTVFHEVSVYPKKELPFFILFTAGLCSFTAMLALLTHQFPELMGVFAKAFLSTLFAPLNFIMEKVESILPSSLWHQLTRI, encoded by the exons ATGTTCGGCACAGAGTCCTCAT TAAGCATGTTTCTCAACACCCTGACACCCAAGTTTTACGTGGCTCTGACGGGTACTTCCTCCCTCATATCAGGACTCATATTG atatTTGAGTGGTGGTATTTCAGGAAATATGGTACCTCCTTCATAGAGCAGGTGTCTGTGAGCCACCTGCGCCCCCTCCTGGGCGGAGTGGACAGCAGCTCCCCCAGCAACTCCAACACCAGTAATGGGGAGGCCGATTCCAATCGGCAAAGTGTGTCTG AATGTAAAGTATGGAGAAATCCGCTGAATTTATTTCGTGGAGCTGAGTATAATCG ATATACGTGGGTAACAGGTCGAGAGCCGCTGACATACTACGACATGAACCTGTCGGCACAAGACCATCAGACCTTCTTTACCTGCGACTCAGACCACCTCCGGCCTGCTGACGCCA TTATGCAGAAggcatggagagagagaaacccaCAGGCTCGGATCTCTGCAGCACATGAAGCTCTGGAGCTCGAAGA TTGTGCGACAGCATACATCCTGCTGGCGGAGGAAGAAGCTACAACCATCATGGAGGCTGAACGTTTGTTTAAACAGGCACTAAAAGCTGGAGAGAGCTGCTATCGCCGCAGCCAACAGCTCCAACATCACGGTACACAGTATGAAGCCCAACACA GAAGAGACACCAATGTATTGGTGTACATAAAGAGAAGACTGGCCATGTGCTCCAGAAAGCTTGGCCGAACACGAGAAGCAGTTAAAATGATGAGAGAT ttgtgtgttttccagTTAATGAAGGAGTTCCCTCTCCTCAGTATGTTCAACATTCACGAGAACCTGCTGGAGTCACTACTAGAGCTCCAGAACTACGCCGACGTCCAGGCCGTTCTGGCCAAGTATGATG ATATTAGCTTACCCAAATCTGCAACAATATGCTACACAGCAGCCTTGCTCAAAGCCAGGGCGGTATCAGACAA attCTCTCCAGAGGCAGCATCCAGGCGAGGGCTGAGCACAGCAGAGATGAACGCAGTAGAAGCCATCCACAGAGCGGTGGAGTTCAACCCTCACGTCCCCAAA taTCTGCTGGAGATGAAGAGTCTGATTCTTCCTCCAGAACACATCCTGAAGAGAGGAGACAGCGAGGCCATCGCCTACGCCTTCTTCCACCTGCAGCACTGGAAAAGGGTAGAGGGGGCGCTCAACCTGCTGCACTGCACCTGGGAGGGca CATTCAGAATGATCCCATATCCTCTGGAAAAGGGTCACCTCTTCTATCCCTACCCCATCTGCACAGAGACGGCCGACAGAGAGCTGCTACCCA CAGTGTTTCACGAGGTGTCAGTCTACCCTAAGAAGGAGCTGcccttcttcatcctcttcacaGCCGGTCTCTGCTCCTTCACCGCCATGCTGGCTCTGCTCACACACCAGTTCCCCGAACTCATGGGAGTGTTTGCTAAAGct TTCCTCAGCACGCTGTTTGCTCCTCTGAACTTCATCATGGAGAAGGTGGAGAGCATCCTGCCGTCCAGCCTCTGGCACCAACTCACCCGCATCTGA
- the LOC122874654 gene encoding suppressor of tumorigenicity 7 protein homolog isoform X9, translating into MFGTESSLSMFLNTLTPKFYVALTGTSSLISGLILIFEWWYFRKYGTSFIEQVSVSHLRPLLGGVDSSSPSNSNTSNGEADSNRQSVSECKVWRNPLNLFRGAEYNRYTWVTGREPLTYYDMNLSAQDHQTFFTCDSDHLRPADAIMQKAWRERNPQARISAAHEALELEDCATAYILLAEEEATTIMEAERLFKQALKAGESCYRRSQQLQHHGTQYEAQHRRDTNVLVYIKRRLAMCSRKLGRTREAVKMMRDLMKEFPLLSMFNIHENLLESLLELQNYADVQAVLAKYDDISLPKSATICYTAALLKARAVSDKFSPEAASRRGLSTAEMNAVEAIHRAVEFNPHVPKYLLEMKSLILPPEHILKRGDSEAIAYAFFHLQHWKRVEGALNLLHCTWEGTFRMIPYPLEKGHLFYPYPICTETADRELLPMFHEVSVYPKKELPFFILFTAGLCSFTAMLALLTHQFPELMGVFAKAFLSTLFAPLNFIMEKVESILPSSLWHQLTRI; encoded by the exons ATGTTCGGCACAGAGTCCTCAT TAAGCATGTTTCTCAACACCCTGACACCCAAGTTTTACGTGGCTCTGACGGGTACTTCCTCCCTCATATCAGGACTCATATTG atatTTGAGTGGTGGTATTTCAGGAAATATGGTACCTCCTTCATAGAGCAGGTGTCTGTGAGCCACCTGCGCCCCCTCCTGGGCGGAGTGGACAGCAGCTCCCCCAGCAACTCCAACACCAGTAATGGGGAGGCCGATTCCAATCGGCAAAGTGTGTCTG AATGTAAAGTATGGAGAAATCCGCTGAATTTATTTCGTGGAGCTGAGTATAATCG ATATACGTGGGTAACAGGTCGAGAGCCGCTGACATACTACGACATGAACCTGTCGGCACAAGACCATCAGACCTTCTTTACCTGCGACTCAGACCACCTCCGGCCTGCTGACGCCA TTATGCAGAAggcatggagagagagaaacccaCAGGCTCGGATCTCTGCAGCACATGAAGCTCTGGAGCTCGAAGA TTGTGCGACAGCATACATCCTGCTGGCGGAGGAAGAAGCTACAACCATCATGGAGGCTGAACGTTTGTTTAAACAGGCACTAAAAGCTGGAGAGAGCTGCTATCGCCGCAGCCAACAGCTCCAACATCACGGTACACAGTATGAAGCCCAACACA GAAGAGACACCAATGTATTGGTGTACATAAAGAGAAGACTGGCCATGTGCTCCAGAAAGCTTGGCCGAACACGAGAAGCAGTTAAAATGATGAGAGAT TTAATGAAGGAGTTCCCTCTCCTCAGTATGTTCAACATTCACGAGAACCTGCTGGAGTCACTACTAGAGCTCCAGAACTACGCCGACGTCCAGGCCGTTCTGGCCAAGTATGATG ATATTAGCTTACCCAAATCTGCAACAATATGCTACACAGCAGCCTTGCTCAAAGCCAGGGCGGTATCAGACAA attCTCTCCAGAGGCAGCATCCAGGCGAGGGCTGAGCACAGCAGAGATGAACGCAGTAGAAGCCATCCACAGAGCGGTGGAGTTCAACCCTCACGTCCCCAAA taTCTGCTGGAGATGAAGAGTCTGATTCTTCCTCCAGAACACATCCTGAAGAGAGGAGACAGCGAGGCCATCGCCTACGCCTTCTTCCACCTGCAGCACTGGAAAAGGGTAGAGGGGGCGCTCAACCTGCTGCACTGCACCTGGGAGGGca CATTCAGAATGATCCCATATCCTCTGGAAAAGGGTCACCTCTTCTATCCCTACCCCATCTGCACAGAGACGGCCGACAGAGAGCTGCTACCCA TGTTTCACGAGGTGTCAGTCTACCCTAAGAAGGAGCTGcccttcttcatcctcttcacaGCCGGTCTCTGCTCCTTCACCGCCATGCTGGCTCTGCTCACACACCAGTTCCCCGAACTCATGGGAGTGTTTGCTAAAGct TTCCTCAGCACGCTGTTTGCTCCTCTGAACTTCATCATGGAGAAGGTGGAGAGCATCCTGCCGTCCAGCCTCTGGCACCAACTCACCCGCATCTGA
- the LOC122874654 gene encoding suppressor of tumorigenicity 7 protein homolog isoform X3 yields MFGTESSLSMFLNTLTPKFYVALTGTSSLISGLILIFEWWYFRKYGTSFIEQVSVSHLRPLLGGVDSSSPSNSNTSNGEADSNRQSVSECKVWRNPLNLFRGAEYNRYTWVTGREPLTYYDMNLSAQDHQTFFTCDSDHLRPADAIMQKAWRERNPQARISAAHEALELEESRSSPLLSSCSCATAYILLAEEEATTIMEAERLFKQALKAGESCYRRSQQLQHHGTQYEAQHRRDTNVLVYIKRRLAMCSRKLGRTREAVKMMRDLMKEFPLLSMFNIHENLLESLLELQNYADVQAVLAKYDDISLPKSATICYTAALLKARAVSDKFSPEAASRRGLSTAEMNAVEAIHRAVEFNPHVPKYLLEMKSLILPPEHILKRGDSEAIAYAFFHLQHWKRVEGALNLLHCTWEGTFRMIPYPLEKGHLFYPYPICTETADRELLPTVFHEVSVYPKKELPFFILFTAGLCSFTAMLALLTHQFPELMGVFAKAFLSTLFAPLNFIMEKVESILPSSLWHQLTRI; encoded by the exons ATGTTCGGCACAGAGTCCTCAT TAAGCATGTTTCTCAACACCCTGACACCCAAGTTTTACGTGGCTCTGACGGGTACTTCCTCCCTCATATCAGGACTCATATTG atatTTGAGTGGTGGTATTTCAGGAAATATGGTACCTCCTTCATAGAGCAGGTGTCTGTGAGCCACCTGCGCCCCCTCCTGGGCGGAGTGGACAGCAGCTCCCCCAGCAACTCCAACACCAGTAATGGGGAGGCCGATTCCAATCGGCAAAGTGTGTCTG AATGTAAAGTATGGAGAAATCCGCTGAATTTATTTCGTGGAGCTGAGTATAATCG ATATACGTGGGTAACAGGTCGAGAGCCGCTGACATACTACGACATGAACCTGTCGGCACAAGACCATCAGACCTTCTTTACCTGCGACTCAGACCACCTCCGGCCTGCTGACGCCA TTATGCAGAAggcatggagagagagaaacccaCAGGCTCGGATCTCTGCAGCACATGAAGCTCTGGAGCTCGAAGA ATCCCggtcctcacctctcctctcctcctgtagTTGTGCGACAGCATACATCCTGCTGGCGGAGGAAGAAGCTACAACCATCATGGAGGCTGAACGTTTGTTTAAACAGGCACTAAAAGCTGGAGAGAGCTGCTATCGCCGCAGCCAACAGCTCCAACATCACGGTACACAGTATGAAGCCCAACACA GAAGAGACACCAATGTATTGGTGTACATAAAGAGAAGACTGGCCATGTGCTCCAGAAAGCTTGGCCGAACACGAGAAGCAGTTAAAATGATGAGAGAT TTAATGAAGGAGTTCCCTCTCCTCAGTATGTTCAACATTCACGAGAACCTGCTGGAGTCACTACTAGAGCTCCAGAACTACGCCGACGTCCAGGCCGTTCTGGCCAAGTATGATG ATATTAGCTTACCCAAATCTGCAACAATATGCTACACAGCAGCCTTGCTCAAAGCCAGGGCGGTATCAGACAA attCTCTCCAGAGGCAGCATCCAGGCGAGGGCTGAGCACAGCAGAGATGAACGCAGTAGAAGCCATCCACAGAGCGGTGGAGTTCAACCCTCACGTCCCCAAA taTCTGCTGGAGATGAAGAGTCTGATTCTTCCTCCAGAACACATCCTGAAGAGAGGAGACAGCGAGGCCATCGCCTACGCCTTCTTCCACCTGCAGCACTGGAAAAGGGTAGAGGGGGCGCTCAACCTGCTGCACTGCACCTGGGAGGGca CATTCAGAATGATCCCATATCCTCTGGAAAAGGGTCACCTCTTCTATCCCTACCCCATCTGCACAGAGACGGCCGACAGAGAGCTGCTACCCA CAGTGTTTCACGAGGTGTCAGTCTACCCTAAGAAGGAGCTGcccttcttcatcctcttcacaGCCGGTCTCTGCTCCTTCACCGCCATGCTGGCTCTGCTCACACACCAGTTCCCCGAACTCATGGGAGTGTTTGCTAAAGct TTCCTCAGCACGCTGTTTGCTCCTCTGAACTTCATCATGGAGAAGGTGGAGAGCATCCTGCCGTCCAGCCTCTGGCACCAACTCACCCGCATCTGA